A part of Prolixibacteraceae bacterium genomic DNA contains:
- a CDS encoding 4Fe-4S binding protein — protein MGLKNKLFAKELDKELRIKNGILTIDQNSCDGCGVCVQKCPFDAMTIIELSREQIEQLSFKGRLKVRIKGANKAFVDDHLCTVCGACMKTCHEFAIHKVVQD, from the coding sequence ATGGGACTAAAAAATAAACTTTTCGCAAAAGAACTAGATAAAGAACTTCGTATTAAGAATGGGATATTAACCATTGATCAGAATTCATGTGATGGTTGTGGTGTTTGTGTTCAAAAATGCCCATTTGATGCAATGACGATTATTGAATTATCAAGAGAGCAAATTGAACAATTGTCATTTAAGGGACGTTTAAAAGTCCGAATCAAAGGAGCGAATAAAGCTTTTGTCGATGACCATCTTTGTACGGTGTGTGGTGCATGTATGAAAACATGTCATGAATTTGCGATTCATAAAGTTGTACAGGATTAA
- a CDS encoding alkyl/aryl-sulfatase translates to MKKMNNEGYRRFRTAMSLALMLLLTTNFSCKTVNSEKKKEHPNLTKLKAHSSEFTPEIIALGHNVYTAVGFDGSNTSMIVGEDGVIIIDALRALGAAEKVAVKFREITPKPVKAIVYTHGHGDHTGGASAFITNEKDVIIIAREGFKEELQDLSPVGEVLKRRNARQFGRNLPKKDIINRGVAPGYTSKDRVGQGYLPPNRTFNDSLFIKVAGVQLELYAADGETNDQLFVWTPQLKTLFSGDNYYKAFPNLYAIRGSRYRDVKEWGESIMKMSGFPVEHLVPGHTRPLSGKHRIHQCLDNYGTAILSVYDQTIKCMNDGYSLQQTVDHVKLPKTLAEQPNLQEFYGMIPWGVRSIYLHYVGWFDGSPSNLLPLSEMSEAKHMIEMVGGERKMLQYVKDAIKESSFQWALQLTDYLVCVGYEKAKVIDLRILILKSLASQQLNAPARNYYLSCAYELEN, encoded by the coding sequence ATGAAGAAAATGAATAATGAAGGATATAGAAGGTTTAGAACTGCTATGTCATTAGCTCTAATGTTGTTGTTGACGACTAACTTCTCTTGTAAAACGGTTAACTCGGAGAAGAAAAAAGAGCATCCAAACCTTACTAAATTAAAGGCTCACTCTTCGGAATTTACTCCTGAAATCATTGCATTAGGTCATAATGTATATACTGCAGTGGGTTTTGATGGCTCAAATACTTCAATGATTGTAGGGGAAGATGGTGTGATTATTATTGATGCTTTACGTGCTTTGGGTGCAGCAGAGAAAGTGGCAGTTAAGTTTAGAGAGATTACACCGAAACCTGTAAAAGCGATAGTTTATACGCATGGTCATGGTGATCATACGGGTGGTGCTTCTGCTTTTATTACTAATGAAAAGGATGTTATTATTATTGCTAGAGAGGGTTTTAAAGAGGAGCTACAAGATCTTTCACCGGTAGGTGAGGTTTTGAAGAGAAGGAATGCGAGACAATTTGGGCGTAATCTCCCTAAAAAAGATATTATCAATAGGGGAGTGGCTCCAGGTTATACATCTAAAGATCGTGTTGGACAAGGTTACTTGCCTCCCAATAGAACTTTCAATGACTCTCTTTTTATTAAAGTTGCTGGAGTTCAACTAGAGCTATATGCAGCGGATGGAGAAACTAATGATCAACTATTTGTGTGGACTCCACAACTTAAAACATTATTTAGTGGTGATAACTATTATAAAGCTTTTCCTAATTTATATGCTATTAGAGGTTCTCGATATAGAGATGTGAAGGAGTGGGGTGAGTCTATCATGAAAATGAGTGGATTTCCAGTAGAACATCTTGTTCCTGGACATACACGTCCTTTAAGTGGAAAACATCGCATACACCAGTGTTTAGATAATTATGGAACAGCAATTCTGAGTGTATATGATCAAACCATTAAGTGTATGAATGACGGTTATTCTTTACAACAGACTGTAGATCATGTAAAACTGCCTAAAACATTAGCAGAACAGCCAAATTTACAAGAGTTTTATGGGATGATTCCGTGGGGAGTGCGCTCTATATATCTACATTATGTTGGCTGGTTTGATGGTTCACCTTCTAATCTGTTACCACTGTCCGAAATGAGTGAGGCAAAGCATATGATTGAAATGGTGGGAGGAGAACGTAAGATGCTTCAGTATGTTAAAGATGCGATCAAAGAGAGCAGCTTTCAATGGGCACTACAACTGACAGATTATCTTGTTTGTGTGGGATATGAAAAAGCCAAAGTGATTGACCTTAGGATATTGATACTTAAGAGTCTTGCTTCTCAGCAGTTGAATGCACCTGCAAGAAACTATTACCTATCTTGTGCATATGAGCTTGAGAATTGA